The sequence below is a genomic window from Lolium perenne isolate Kyuss_39 chromosome 4, Kyuss_2.0, whole genome shotgun sequence.
TCCCTGGTTCACTATACTCACAATGCGGGCGAGTTCATAGGCGACATAACAATCAATGGAAGCATACTCTAGGTTCATATCGGATAGAGGCTTCCGTTCCCAGTAATTATGGCCTTCGAATTTGTCGTAATCCGTCAGAAACTTCTCCTTCATGCCGGCGTACTTGGGGTGGATGAGCTCGGAAGCCATAGTAGCCATGCCAGCCCTGTTACCATAACCTGGTATTTTCAACATATCCTGGAGGTCCAGATGCTTGCCAGGTGGAATATACAACCATTGCTTGTAGAGCAACCTGTGGTCAGTCCTTATGTCCACACCTACAAATGTGACATCCTTATTCTTCAGGAATTGCCTTAGCGCGTATATATTGTCATGGCACCTACATTGCAAAAATTACAATAAGATTGTTTACAATATTGTGCACTAAGAATTAGCAATATGGAACTCATAGGTTCATGAAAAAGCAAGCTGGGCTTGCAACATTTCAAGATCAAGAGGTGGAGGATGTTTTAGTTCGAAGTGATACATATTATGCAGAGAACCCATCTATAGAAGTACAACCAAATCGGCTGAATATATAGAAGTACAACCAAATCAGCAAGATATCATATTACCT
It includes:
- the LOC127347568 gene encoding uncharacterized protein — its product is MSTVESILDMYLEWLKDERYRFVGLDLEYDFQQKKIAVMQIAFREHVLVFHLIRCHDNIYALRQFLKNKDVTFVGVDIRTDHRLLYKQWLYIPPGKHLDLQDMLKIPGYGNRAGMATMASELIHPKYAGMKEKFLTDYDKFEGHNYWERKPLSDMNLEYASIDCYVAYELARIVSIVNQGLHPQRPLIPSWDNNERKRRRGHDN